A region from the Triticum aestivum cultivar Chinese Spring chromosome 3D, IWGSC CS RefSeq v2.1, whole genome shotgun sequence genome encodes:
- the LOC123074251 gene encoding uncharacterized protein, with product MGPPTPVNPLKLCSTIHHLKFPTHRHRMSPSRSRKRPSGPQPTTALAKKWHCPAPAVLASDDVAGAAAPSSPSSSSWASLPGDMVRQIAWRVLAGDFLDYVRLRAVCTSWRSGTVCPRGRGVTDPRFHPRRWMMLPEGHGLYPGHRKLGGYIRFFNLDAGALARVELPLFKNHCALESVDGLLLLQRDQDTAIRLVHPFTRDIVELPPLATLLTQLGDDLRSAHTDPELRKWYYIRYCVCASVSCSGGSVVVMLAFRRLMCVAFATSDSQDQQWTMPSWEVPFNIAPLAFQGRLYFVHHPTTNGSLVFQINPPLQVGSPPLPPKLIATCPADKLYRGSHLVECNSQILLVGHGDISLKHIVIYKLEDLILERFIPVTSIGDRALFLQGKCLSVSSTALPTVMSETVVYTHPIYYHYAQYHLRTGAWSQPIDTCGLNGFNPGPRSLIHHVITCCIRNVWNKGLLYSKRLENRLPTLLWKVKRKLRYWS from the exons ATGGGGCCGCCAACGCCGGTGAATCCCCTCAAACTGTGCTCCACCATTCACCATCTCAAATTCCCAACTCACCGTCACCG GATGTCACCGTCGAGATCCAGGAAGCGCCCTTCGGGGCCGCAGCCCACCACCGCGCTCGCAAAGAAGTGGCACTGCCCCGCGCCCGCGGTGCTGGCCTCGGATGACGTCGCCGGCGCGGCGGCAccctcgtcgccgtcctcctcctcctgggCGTCGCTTCCAGGGGATATGGTTCGACAGATAGCTTGGCGCGTGCTGGCCGGCGATTTTCTGGATTACGTCCGCCTCCGCGCCGTTTGCACCAGTTGGCGGTCCGGCACTGTGTGCCCGCGCGGCCGCGGCGTCACCGATCCACGCTTCCACCCGCGCCGCTGGATGATGCTGCCGGAGGGCCACGGTCTCTACCCCGGCCACCGAAAGCTTGGCGGCTACATCCGCTTCTTCAACCTTGACGCCGGAGCCCTCGCCCGTGTCGAGCTCCCCCTGTTCAAGAACCACTGCGCTCTGGAATCGgtcgacggcctcctcctcctccagagaGACCAAGACACGGCCATCCGCCTCGTCCACCCTTTCACTCGCGACATTGTTGAGCTCCCACCGCTTGCCACCCTCCTCACGCAGCTGGGCGACGATCTCCGCAGCGCACACACCGACCCCGAGCTGCGGAAATGGTACTATATCAGATACTGCGTGTGTGCTTCTGTTTCCTGCAGCGGTGGATCCGTCGTCGTCATGCTCGCGTTCCGTCGTCTGATGTGCGTAGCCTTTGCGACCTCCGACTCCCAAGACCAGCAATGGACCATGCCAAGCTGGGAAGTCCCATTCAACATTGCGCCCTTGGCATTCCAAGGCAGGCTATACTTTGTGCACCATCCTACAACTAATGGGTCGCTGGTTTTCCAGATCAACCCGCCCCTGCAGGTTGGCTCGCCGCCACTGCCGCCAAAGCTGATCGCCACATGTCCGGCAGATAAACTCTACAGGGGCTCACATCTGGTAGAATGCAACTCACAGATCCTGCTTGTTGGCCATGGCGACATTTCCTTAAAGCACATTGTGATTTACAAACTCGAGGACCTTATCTTGGAAAGGTTTATCCCGGTGACAAGCATCGGAGACCGTGCCCTCTTCCTCCAAGGGAAGTGCCTGAGTGTCTCCTCCACGGCGCTGCCTACTGTCATGTCTGAAACTGTTGTCTACACCCATCCAATATACTATCATTATGCACAATACCACCTCAGGACTGGTGCTTGGTCGCAACCAATCGACACATGCGGTCTAAATGGCTTTAACCCGGGTCCTCGTAGCCTCATCCACCATGTCATTACTTGCTGCATTCGCAATGTCTG GAACAAAGGGCTGTTATATTCGAAAAGGCTAGAAAATAGGCTTCCAACGCTTCTTTGGAAGGTGAAGAGAAAGCTTCGTTATTGG TCATAA
- the LOC123074252 gene encoding uncharacterized protein — protein MVKLATARDCRAYSLGATGGETSRNRRWEYINAGVYVFAAVLLVVGFLAQLWPWAVSTKAGLAVAVVGLLGVLGANAHDLLAHVAGVDYNLGLAGLDTQFVLVELAAPAVQLAGAALTLVALILFEIQMERGHRRGLEKHGLNLLIAGPALWCLGSIHNMCQVYERANGHVQILQKSVQIPFLLGSTLFFIGGVVNRNDVHGHSSHSFTLLGRSWAWYCLFGSLLFLAGGLLNLLKVFKMQQMGGRGLEKLRGGAQERLSREREGKVPLILEEGRRGKHGGNVGDTWAPPAPRHEPRAPPVPPPPEGSYKDAVVSGGN, from the exons ATGGTGAAGCTAGCCACGGCGCGGGACTGCCGCGCGTACAGCCTCGGCGCCACGGGCGGCGAGACGTCGCGCAACCGGCGGTGGGAGTACATCAACGCAGGGGTGTACGTCttcgccgccgtcctcctcgtcgTTGGCTTCTTGGCGCAGCTGTGGCCGTGGGCGGTGTCCACCAAGGCCGGCCTCGCGGTGGCCGTCGTCGGGCTGCTGGGCGTGCTGGGAGCGAACGCGCACGACCTGCTGGcgcacgtcgccggcgtcgactaCAACCTTGGCCTGGCCGGGCTCGACACCCAGTTCGTGCTCGTCgagctcgccgcccccgccgtgcaGCTCGCCGGCGCCGCGCTCACCTTGGTCGCGCTCATCTTGTTCGAGATCCAG ATGGAGAGAGGTCACCGGCGTGGCCTGGAGAAGCACGGCCTGAACCTGCTCATCGCCGGGCCAGCGCTGTGGTGCCTCGGGTCCATACACAACATGTGCCAAGTCTACGAGCGAGCCAACGGGCACGTCCAGATCCTCCAGAAGAGCGTGCAGATCCCGTTTCTGCTCGGCAGCACCCTCTTCTTCATCGGCGGCGTCGTCAACCGGAACGACGTCCACGGCCACTCCTCCCACAGCTTCACCCTACTG GGGAGGAGCTGGGCGTGGTACTGCCTGTTCGGGAGCCTGCTGTTCTTGGCGGGAGGGCTGCTGAACCTGCTCAAGGTGTTCAAGATGCAGCAGATGGGCGGGCGGGGGCTGGAGAAGCTGCGCGGCGGCGCGCAGGAGCGGCTTAGCAGGGAGAGGGAGGGCAAGGTGCCTCTCATCCTGGAGGAGGGACGGAGGGGGAAGCACGGAGGCAATGTAGGGGACACCTGGGCGCCGCCGGCGCCGCGGCACGAGCCGAGGGCTCCGCcagtcccgccgccgccggagggttCTTACAAGGACGCTGTCGTGAGCGGCGGCAACTAG